Proteins encoded by one window of Actinocorallia herbida:
- a CDS encoding ABC transporter ATP-binding protein, with amino-acid sequence MIGASTSPLAGRRSRKAAQAAEGSASLELDALCCSFGADNPVVKSVDLEIRGGEFFSLLGPSGCGKTTTLRMIAGLEQATSGRILLDGAEIQDAPPHRRPVHTVFQNYALFPHLSVYDNVAFGLKERRAGAAEIEEKVSSMLELVELGGRERLRPRQLSGGMQQRVALARSLVLSPRVLLLDEPLGALDLRMRRQMQVLLKSVQHELGITFVYVTHDQEEAFAMSDRVGIMQNGELIQVGGPQEVYHEPATLFAANFVGASNTLEAKVTGSSDGHYDVEIAGLGGARIPGRGEVSAGATATVILRPEVVAIEPAEATDFHCAGTVEDISFLGAQTSVRIALPDGRSVKAEMPSRNLPASLRPGETARVGWQARDLWLVAR; translated from the coding sequence ATGATCGGGGCATCGACCTCTCCCCTCGCCGGAAGGCGGAGCCGCAAGGCCGCGCAGGCCGCCGAGGGCAGCGCCTCCCTCGAACTCGACGCCCTGTGCTGCTCGTTCGGCGCGGACAATCCCGTCGTGAAGAGCGTGGACCTCGAGATCCGGGGCGGTGAGTTCTTCTCCCTGCTCGGCCCGAGCGGCTGCGGGAAGACGACGACCCTGCGCATGATCGCGGGTCTGGAGCAGGCGACGAGCGGGCGCATCCTGCTCGACGGCGCCGAGATCCAGGACGCGCCGCCGCACCGGCGTCCGGTGCACACCGTCTTTCAGAACTACGCGCTGTTCCCGCACCTCAGCGTCTACGACAACGTCGCCTTCGGCCTGAAGGAGCGGCGCGCGGGCGCGGCCGAGATCGAGGAGAAGGTCTCCTCGATGCTGGAGCTGGTCGAACTCGGCGGGCGGGAGCGGCTGCGGCCGCGCCAGCTCAGCGGCGGCATGCAGCAGCGGGTGGCGCTCGCGCGCTCGCTGGTGCTCAGCCCGCGCGTGCTGCTGCTGGACGAGCCGCTCGGCGCGCTCGATCTGCGGATGCGCCGCCAGATGCAGGTGCTGCTCAAGTCGGTTCAGCACGAGCTCGGCATCACCTTCGTCTATGTCACGCACGACCAGGAGGAGGCGTTCGCGATGTCCGACCGGGTCGGCATCATGCAGAACGGCGAGCTCATCCAGGTGGGCGGGCCGCAGGAGGTCTACCACGAGCCCGCGACGCTGTTCGCGGCGAACTTCGTGGGCGCCTCCAACACGCTGGAGGCCAAGGTCACCGGCAGCTCGGACGGTCATTACGACGTCGAGATCGCCGGGCTGGGCGGAGCGCGGATCCCCGGCCGGGGCGAGGTCTCCGCGGGCGCCACCGCCACCGTCATCCTGCGGCCCGAGGTCGTGGCGATCGAACCGGCGGAAGCCACGGACTTCCACTGTGCGGGGACCGTCGAGGACATCTCGTTCCTCGGCGCGCAGACCTCGGTGCGGATCGCGCTGCCCGACGGGCGCTCGGTCAAGGCGGAGATGCCGAGCCGGAACCTTCCGGCCTCGCTGCGGCCCGGCGAGACCGCCCGGGTCGGCTGGCAGGCCCGCGACCTGTGGCTGGTGGCCCGATGA
- a CDS encoding nitroreductase family deazaflavin-dependent oxidoreductase, with protein sequence MPASFNQQIIDEFRAHSGKVGGPFEGGDLLLLTTIGARSRAPHTVPLGYVRDGDLLLVVGSAGGAHRHPAWYHNLVAHPRVEVEIGAERHEAVAVPAEGERRDTLFRHVVRVAPGYGGYQAQTSRTLPVVVLELTPDTAPGA encoded by the coding sequence ATGCCCGCATCGTTCAACCAGCAGATCATCGACGAGTTCCGTGCCCATTCCGGAAAGGTCGGCGGCCCGTTCGAGGGTGGCGACCTGCTCCTGCTCACCACCATTGGCGCGAGATCCAGGGCGCCGCACACCGTGCCGCTCGGCTATGTCCGGGACGGCGACCTCCTCCTGGTCGTCGGCTCCGCGGGCGGCGCCCACCGGCACCCCGCCTGGTACCACAACCTGGTCGCGCACCCCCGGGTCGAGGTGGAGATCGGCGCCGAACGCCACGAGGCCGTCGCCGTCCCCGCCGAGGGCGAACGCCGGGACACGCTGTTCCGCCACGTCGTGCGCGTTGCCCCGGGGTACGGCGGCTACCAGGCGCAGACGTCGCGCACCCTGCCCGTCGTCGTCCTGGAGCTCACGCCCGACACCGCGCCCGGGGCCTGA
- a CDS encoding TetR/AcrR family transcriptional regulator codes for MPERRLKPRKVPGQLRALETRGRLLEAAARVFAAHGYAAGTTNRIAEEAGHSIGSLYQYFPNKDAILLELASAHARAGISAIEQRLAEGLPDALDDRIRLFVQAALDNHRDDPALHAVLFEQAPRPPEFAAFLRDAERGAVETAAALLGADPTVTVADVPMAAFLTVTTIESSVHRFIARDPSEPTDRFENELVTMLVRYLTTPP; via the coding sequence ATGCCGGAAAGGCGCCTGAAACCGCGTAAAGTCCCTGGTCAGCTGCGTGCGCTCGAGACGCGTGGACGGCTGCTCGAAGCGGCTGCTCGCGTTTTCGCCGCGCACGGATACGCCGCCGGCACCACCAACCGGATCGCCGAGGAGGCAGGGCACTCCATCGGCTCGCTCTACCAGTACTTCCCGAACAAGGACGCGATCCTGCTCGAGCTCGCGTCCGCGCACGCCCGTGCGGGGATCTCCGCGATCGAGCAGCGCCTCGCGGAAGGACTGCCGGACGCGCTGGACGACCGGATCCGCCTGTTCGTCCAGGCCGCCCTGGACAACCACCGCGACGACCCCGCCCTCCACGCGGTCCTCTTCGAACAGGCGCCCCGCCCGCCCGAGTTCGCCGCCTTCCTCCGCGACGCCGAACGCGGCGCCGTCGAGACCGCCGCCGCGCTCCTGGGCGCCGATCCGACCGTCACCGTCGCGGACGTCCCGATGGCGGCCTTCCTGACGGTCACCACGATCGAGTCCTCAGTCCACCGCTTCATCGCCCGCGACCCGTCCGAACCGACCGACCGCTTCGAGAACGAACTCGTCACCATGCTGGTCCGCTACCTGACGACGCCCCCGTGA
- a CDS encoding methyltransferase family protein — translation MAVTALAVFTIWALVGFGLRAWIQLRSTGDTGFRVGGVTGAQRAVAALLAVGLLCCAAGPVAALAGLGGLDHPALAFPGMVVAVCGIAATLAAQLSMGPSWRVGVDPGERTHLVTDGPFAHVRNPIYTAMLATLAGLAAMTPNLPSLVGLALVLLAIEVQVRAVEEPHLRRIHGVAYTAYAARTGRFLPAVGRG, via the coding sequence ATGGCGGTGACCGCACTTGCCGTCTTCACGATCTGGGCCCTCGTCGGGTTCGGGCTGCGCGCCTGGATCCAGCTGCGGAGCACGGGCGACACGGGCTTCCGCGTCGGTGGCGTCACGGGTGCCCAGCGCGCGGTGGCCGCCCTCCTGGCCGTCGGCCTGCTCTGCTGCGCGGCCGGGCCCGTCGCCGCGCTGGCCGGCCTCGGCGGCCTCGACCATCCGGCGCTCGCCTTCCCGGGCATGGTCGTCGCGGTGTGCGGGATCGCGGCGACGCTCGCGGCCCAGCTCTCGATGGGTCCCTCCTGGCGCGTCGGCGTCGATCCGGGCGAACGGACCCACCTCGTCACCGATGGCCCGTTCGCCCATGTCCGCAACCCCATCTACACCGCGATGCTCGCCACCCTCGCCGGCCTGGCCGCCATGACCCCGAACCTCCCGTCCCTCGTCGGCCTGGCCCTGGTCCTGCTCGCGATCGAAGTCCAGGTCCGTGCCGTCGAGGAGCCGCACCTCCGCCGGATCCACGGCGTCGCCTACACCGCCTACGCCGCCAGGACCGGCCGCTTCCTTCCGGCCGTCGGCCGAGGCTGA
- a CDS encoding MFS transporter — protein sequence MGEKETPKGGREGLLVVILALAAAAFALAQTAVLPGIGVLGGELGASATDMSWVMSGYLLSAAVLTPVFGRLGDMYGKRRLLIAALVLFAVSSAVAALAPNVWVLVAARIVQGAGGGIIPLCMGIISDTFSPRRRPMALGIVGATAGIGAGGGLVMGGLLIDHASWPWIFWSGTLMGVAAALGSLLLPGDGARTPGRIDFGGLVLLTVGLVAPLFALTRTSTWGWGDTRTLGLILGGLAVLVVFVLYERRTADPLVDMRVLGRPAVLTTNITMLMFGFGMFGAFMLIPQLAQTPRAVGYGLGLNATGAGLLMLPGCLVMLVAGGLAGAIAMKTGPRVTVTTGAVLASVGLAALALSHGSQAAVIGWSTVLFGGIGLGMAAIPNIIVEACPREMSGQATGVNSLIRSLGSSLGSQIVATLLAGSVTLAGHVPTDAAYGHAFWLGAGGLALAALASLLIPRKSSPTTVLAA from the coding sequence GTGGGCGAGAAGGAGACGCCGAAGGGCGGGCGCGAGGGGCTGCTGGTGGTGATCCTGGCGCTCGCCGCCGCCGCGTTCGCGCTGGCGCAGACGGCGGTACTGCCCGGGATCGGCGTACTGGGCGGGGAACTCGGAGCGTCCGCGACGGACATGTCGTGGGTGATGAGCGGATATCTGCTCTCGGCGGCGGTGCTGACGCCGGTGTTCGGCAGGCTCGGCGACATGTACGGGAAGCGACGGCTGCTCATCGCGGCGCTCGTGCTGTTCGCGGTGTCCAGCGCGGTCGCGGCGCTCGCCCCGAACGTGTGGGTGCTGGTGGCCGCGCGGATCGTGCAGGGCGCGGGCGGCGGCATCATCCCGCTCTGCATGGGGATCATCAGCGACACGTTCTCACCGCGGCGGCGTCCGATGGCGCTGGGCATCGTGGGCGCGACCGCGGGCATCGGCGCGGGCGGCGGCCTGGTCATGGGCGGCCTGCTCATCGACCACGCCTCCTGGCCGTGGATCTTCTGGAGCGGCACGCTGATGGGCGTCGCCGCGGCGCTCGGCTCGCTGCTCCTGCCCGGCGACGGGGCCCGCACGCCCGGCCGGATCGACTTCGGCGGCCTGGTCCTGCTGACGGTCGGGCTCGTCGCACCGCTGTTCGCGCTGACCCGGACGTCGACCTGGGGCTGGGGCGACACCCGCACCCTCGGCCTCATCCTCGGCGGCCTCGCGGTGCTCGTCGTCTTCGTCCTCTACGAGCGGCGCACCGCCGACCCCCTGGTCGACATGCGGGTCCTGGGCCGTCCGGCGGTACTGACCACCAACATCACGATGCTCATGTTCGGATTCGGGATGTTCGGTGCGTTCATGCTGATCCCACAGCTCGCCCAGACCCCCCGGGCCGTCGGCTACGGACTGGGCCTCAACGCCACGGGCGCGGGCCTGCTGATGCTCCCCGGCTGCCTCGTGATGCTCGTCGCGGGCGGCCTGGCCGGGGCGATCGCGATGAAGACCGGACCGAGGGTCACCGTGACCACCGGCGCCGTGCTGGCCTCGGTCGGGCTCGCCGCGCTCGCCCTGTCGCACGGCTCGCAGGCCGCGGTGATCGGCTGGTCGACCGTCCTGTTCGGCGGCATCGGCCTCGGCATGGCGGCGATCCCGAACATCATCGTCGAGGCGTGCCCCCGGGAGATGAGCGGACAGGCCACCGGCGTGAACTCCCTGATCCGGTCACTCGGCTCGTCCCTCGGCAGCCAGATCGTCGCGACCCTTCTGGCCGGAAGCGTGACCCTCGCCGGCCACGTCCCGACCGACGCCGCCTACGGGCATGCGTTCTGGCTCGGCGCCGGAGGACTCGCCCTCGCCGCGCTCGCGAGCCTTCTCATCCCCCGCAAGTCCTCCCCCACCACGGTCCTCGCCGCGTGA
- a CDS encoding DUF1028 domain-containing protein has protein sequence MTYSIIARCARTGRLGVATATSDMAVGARVPWVRSGVGATVTQHRTDPRLGPRMLDVLAAGATAADAVRATVGSTPDAVWRQLAAIGVTGPAAAFTGERIDASAATTVLADDHAVVGNILATPEVGPAVSAAFLADPSAELAARLVAALEAGLAAGGEDDPLRSAALVVHGEQPFPLVDLRVDDHGEPLTELRRLWEMYAPSVGEYVRRALLPDGATGLAPVAEGGVGVRGA, from the coding sequence ATGACCTACTCGATCATCGCCCGCTGCGCCAGGACGGGGCGGCTGGGCGTCGCCACGGCGACCTCCGACATGGCGGTCGGCGCACGGGTGCCCTGGGTGCGCAGCGGCGTCGGCGCCACGGTGACGCAGCACCGGACCGATCCCCGGCTCGGGCCGCGGATGCTGGACGTCCTCGCCGCGGGCGCGACCGCCGCCGACGCGGTGCGCGCGACCGTCGGGTCCACGCCGGACGCGGTCTGGCGGCAGCTCGCCGCGATCGGGGTGACGGGACCGGCGGCGGCCTTCACCGGGGAACGGATCGACGCCTCGGCCGCGACGACGGTTCTCGCCGACGACCACGCGGTGGTGGGCAACATCCTCGCGACGCCTGAGGTCGGGCCCGCGGTGAGCGCGGCGTTCCTGGCCGATCCTTCGGCGGAGCTGGCGGCCCGGCTCGTCGCGGCGCTGGAGGCGGGGCTCGCCGCGGGCGGGGAGGACGATCCGTTGCGGTCGGCCGCCCTGGTCGTCCACGGGGAGCAGCCGTTCCCGCTGGTGGACCTGCGGGTCGACGACCACGGCGAGCCGCTGACGGAGCTGCGGAGACTGTGGGAGATGTACGCGCCCTCGGTCGGTGAGTACGTCCGGCGGGCGCTGCTTCCCGACGGGGCGACAGGGCTCGCGCCCGTGGCGGAAGGCGGCGTCGGTGTCCGAGGAGCCTGA
- a CDS encoding nitrilase-related carbon-nitrogen hydrolase, with protein MSEPAMTRVAVCQTEPVLLDLAANVRHTTETVRGCVARGADVIVLPELATSGYLFDGADEVRSMALPLTHSVFDGWRAALGEGDAVLVAGFPEAGASGKVYNSAVVLDRAGIRAVYRKTHLWHREKRFFTPGDHPPPVVETVHGRIGVLVCYDLEFPEMPRSLALAGADLIAAPTNWSRAEIRSGTEPPQVLVARAAARANHVFLAACDRRGTERAQPFTGGSIIIDPDGWPLATPAADHIAIADLPLPAARDRALSPVNHVFTDRRPHLYALNTPS; from the coding sequence ATGAGTGAACCCGCCATGACCCGGGTGGCGGTCTGCCAGACGGAACCGGTGCTGCTCGACCTGGCGGCCAATGTCCGGCACACCACGGAGACCGTGCGCGGGTGCGTCGCGCGCGGCGCGGACGTCATCGTGCTGCCGGAGCTCGCGACGTCCGGGTACCTGTTCGACGGCGCCGACGAGGTCCGCTCGATGGCGCTGCCGCTGACCCATTCCGTCTTCGACGGCTGGCGGGCGGCGCTGGGGGAGGGCGACGCGGTTCTCGTCGCGGGCTTCCCCGAGGCGGGTGCGTCCGGGAAGGTCTACAACAGCGCCGTGGTCCTCGACCGCGCGGGGATCCGCGCCGTCTACCGCAAGACCCACCTGTGGCATCGCGAGAAGCGCTTCTTCACCCCCGGCGACCATCCTCCGCCCGTCGTGGAGACGGTCCACGGCCGGATCGGCGTGCTCGTCTGCTATGACCTCGAGTTCCCCGAGATGCCCCGCTCCCTCGCCCTCGCGGGCGCCGACCTCATCGCCGCCCCCACCAACTGGTCCCGCGCTGAGATCCGCTCCGGCACCGAACCCCCACAGGTCCTCGTGGCCCGCGCCGCCGCCCGCGCCAACCACGTCTTCCTGGCCGCCTGCGACCGCAGGGGCACCGAACGCGCCCAGCCCTTCACCGGCGGCAGCATCATCATCGACCCCGACGGCTGGCCCCTCGCCACCCCCGCCGCCGATCACATCGCCATCGCCGACCTCCCCCTCCCCGCCGCCCGCGACCGCGCCCTTTCCCCCGTCAACCACGTCTTCACCGACCGCCGCCCCCACCTCTACGCCCTGAACACCCCCTCCTGA
- a CDS encoding ABC transporter permease — protein sequence MKRRRFRVSLPHVMLVAVLVFFYVPIGKVIVNAFNADESLNTWGGATLRWFREALGSERVRDDFLTSASIAGLSTVIAVVLSVTAVMGAAKLSQSSRRRLQTLTYARMMLPEVVIAVGLLLLIRRLDLTLGLWSVVAGHVIFCSAYATLVIQARFATLKGTYDEAAADLGAPPWRAFVRVLLPMLLPAIAISSLLSFTFSFDDVVSTVFLAGPETETLPILILGMSRQGVSPDVNAIAVSFMAVTMLALALFGLASWWRSRSVQGGTARKDSQ from the coding sequence GTGAAACGCCGCCGCTTCCGCGTCAGCCTGCCGCACGTCATGCTGGTCGCCGTCCTCGTCTTCTTCTACGTGCCCATCGGCAAGGTGATCGTCAACGCGTTCAACGCCGACGAGTCGCTCAACACCTGGGGCGGAGCCACGCTCCGCTGGTTCCGGGAGGCGCTCGGCAGCGAGCGCGTCCGCGACGACTTCCTCACCAGCGCCTCGATCGCGGGCCTCTCGACGGTCATCGCGGTGGTCCTCTCGGTCACCGCGGTCATGGGCGCGGCCAAGCTCTCGCAGAGCTCGCGCCGCAGGCTCCAGACCCTCACCTACGCCCGGATGATGCTGCCCGAGGTCGTCATCGCGGTCGGCCTGCTGCTGCTCATCCGGCGGCTCGACCTGACCCTCGGCCTGTGGTCGGTCGTCGCCGGGCACGTCATCTTCTGCTCGGCGTACGCGACCCTGGTGATCCAGGCCAGGTTCGCCACCCTGAAGGGGACCTACGACGAGGCCGCCGCCGACCTCGGCGCGCCCCCGTGGCGCGCGTTCGTGCGGGTGCTGCTGCCGATGCTGCTGCCCGCCATCGCCATCAGCTCCCTGCTGTCCTTCACCTTCTCCTTCGACGACGTGGTCTCCACGGTGTTCCTCGCCGGACCCGAGACCGAGACGCTGCCGATCCTCATCCTCGGCATGTCCCGGCAGGGCGTGTCGCCGGACGTCAACGCCATCGCCGTCTCGTTCATGGCCGTCACCATGCTCGCCCTGGCCCTGTTCGGCCTCGCCTCCTGGTGGCGGAGCCGTTCGGTACAGGGCGGCACCGCGAGAAAGGACTCCCAATGA
- a CDS encoding IclR family transcriptional regulator: MAPERDTSIRRGLDVLAVLESAEALTKGGLGVTRIANILDKDKSQISRSLKVLAEYGLIDRDPKTLAYRLGWRIYSMARRSGDHRLLASAEPVLDDLLAATNESVYLSVMSNYEALTVLERVPNHAVQATSGIWPVFSTSVGRVLLGGMQDADIRRMYDGTPVQTRGLRGIDGIDDLLSRIADVRRDGYAIVTDEFEEGLTAVGAPVHDHRGDVIAALGVSGPSFRFAGRAGAAAIAVREAARRIEERFVEPHGPAVVDE; encoded by the coding sequence ATGGCGCCCGAGCGCGACACAAGCATCAGAAGGGGCCTTGACGTCCTGGCCGTCCTCGAGTCGGCCGAGGCGCTCACCAAGGGCGGTCTCGGCGTCACCCGGATCGCGAACATCCTGGACAAGGACAAGAGCCAGATCTCGCGCAGCCTCAAGGTGCTCGCCGAGTACGGGCTGATCGACCGCGACCCGAAGACCCTCGCCTACCGGCTGGGCTGGCGCATCTACTCGATGGCCCGGCGCAGTGGCGACCACCGGCTGCTGGCGTCGGCGGAACCCGTGCTCGACGACCTCCTCGCGGCGACGAACGAGTCGGTCTACCTGTCCGTCATGTCGAACTACGAGGCGCTCACCGTGCTGGAGCGGGTGCCGAACCACGCGGTGCAGGCGACGAGCGGCATCTGGCCGGTGTTCTCCACGTCCGTCGGCCGGGTGCTTCTAGGCGGGATGCAGGATGCGGACATAAGGCGCATGTACGACGGAACGCCCGTCCAAACGCGAGGTCTGCGCGGCATCGACGGGATCGACGACCTCCTGTCCCGCATCGCGGACGTCCGCCGCGACGGTTACGCCATCGTCACCGACGAGTTCGAAGAGGGCCTGACCGCCGTCGGCGCCCCCGTGCACGACCATCGCGGTGACGTCATCGCGGCGCTGGGCGTCTCCGGCCCGTCGTTCCGCTTCGCGGGCCGGGCCGGAGCGGCGGCCATCGCCGTGCGGGAGGCCGCCAGGCGCATCGAGGAACGCTTCGTCGAACCGCACGGCCCGGCCGTCGTCGATGAGTGA
- a CDS encoding ABC transporter permease: MTLLKTGSPSAPSASTRRRGGPRLQAWRARLLITPMSLYVVLFFVAPLILLLVYSLGRIDVLTFEVSFGWTLDNYRALVDGVYVGAIVRSLALTVTATLVCVAIGFPVALAISRLRGPLRTLCLVGVVVPYWISFVVRTYAWLDLLAPNGLVNEFLTALHLIPDGTELRYTTFAIAVGMVYGYLPLMILPIYVALERIDPAMIEAGYDLGLGRAKVFWKIIVPLAMPGTIAGALLVGIPATGEYTIPAILGGEKTLMAGNVAADQFLGTGNFPFGAAIGSALMAIMLVVMFLSRRRLDQLEDIA, translated from the coding sequence ATGACGCTCCTCAAGACCGGCTCCCCCTCCGCCCCGTCAGCGTCGACGCGGCGGAGGGGCGGCCCTCGCCTCCAGGCCTGGCGGGCCCGCCTCCTCATCACGCCGATGTCGCTGTACGTCGTGCTGTTCTTCGTCGCGCCGCTGATCCTGCTGCTGGTCTACAGCCTCGGCAGGATCGACGTCCTGACGTTCGAGGTGTCCTTCGGCTGGACCCTGGACAACTACCGGGCGCTCGTCGACGGCGTGTACGTCGGCGCCATCGTCAGGTCGCTCGCGCTGACCGTCACCGCGACCCTCGTCTGCGTCGCCATCGGCTTCCCCGTCGCCCTGGCCATCAGCCGGCTGCGCGGCCCCCTGCGCACGCTCTGCCTCGTCGGCGTGGTCGTGCCGTACTGGATCAGCTTCGTCGTCCGCACCTACGCCTGGCTCGACCTGCTCGCGCCGAACGGACTCGTCAACGAGTTCCTGACCGCGCTCCACCTCATCCCCGACGGCACCGAACTGCGGTACACCACGTTCGCGATCGCCGTCGGCATGGTCTACGGCTACCTGCCGCTGATGATCCTGCCGATCTACGTCGCGCTCGAACGGATCGACCCGGCGATGATCGAGGCCGGATACGACCTCGGGCTCGGCCGGGCCAAGGTGTTCTGGAAGATCATCGTGCCGCTCGCCATGCCCGGCACGATCGCGGGCGCGCTCCTCGTCGGCATCCCGGCGACGGGCGAGTACACGATCCCGGCGATCCTCGGCGGCGAGAAGACGCTGATGGCGGGCAACGTCGCCGCCGACCAGTTCCTCGGCACCGGCAACTTCCCGTTCGGCGCGGCCATCGGCTCGGCACTGATGGCGATCATGCTCGTCGTGATGTTCCTGTCGCGGCGCCGCCTCGACCAGTTGGAGGACATCGCGTGA
- a CDS encoding ABC transporter substrate-binding protein, whose product MTAVLAACGGGGDSQEGSADSAAVSFLNYPGWIGETEIADFQKANSGITVKETAIAEGGSAALASQLAQNKGAYDLVLAGNVTAKRLDQGKLLGEFDPASVPNLAKIPQEYRDAFPWGVPTNTGKVGIAYNKALVPNPPKSWKELFDRADEFKGKIVFPDYDRDVISIALLSLGYDLNSTDTDELAKAEKLIIDMKPKLLAFASSDQDKPLIGGSAAIAVLYDYTYAGAESDKIGWISPAEGTPGYIEGVVPVAGAKSTAASMKFLDFHLDPVNYAGFINTTGASFLMKDAEGSIDKKILDNVALKPSDTSPFLAEEFLDTKTEEARNAMWQRVKAS is encoded by the coding sequence ATGACCGCTGTCCTCGCCGCCTGCGGCGGAGGCGGGGACTCGCAAGAGGGCTCCGCCGACTCGGCTGCGGTCTCCTTCCTGAACTACCCCGGGTGGATCGGCGAGACCGAGATCGCCGACTTCCAGAAGGCCAACTCCGGCATCACGGTCAAGGAGACCGCGATCGCGGAAGGCGGCTCGGCGGCCCTGGCCAGCCAGCTCGCCCAGAACAAGGGCGCCTACGACCTCGTGCTCGCCGGCAATGTCACCGCGAAGCGCCTGGACCAGGGCAAACTGCTCGGCGAGTTCGACCCGGCGAGCGTGCCGAACCTGGCGAAGATCCCGCAGGAGTACCGCGACGCCTTCCCGTGGGGCGTCCCGACCAACACCGGCAAGGTGGGCATCGCCTACAACAAGGCGCTGGTCCCGAATCCGCCGAAGTCCTGGAAGGAACTCTTCGACCGCGCCGACGAGTTCAAGGGCAAGATCGTCTTCCCCGACTACGACAGGGACGTCATCTCCATCGCCCTCCTGTCCCTCGGCTACGACCTCAACTCGACCGACACCGATGAGCTCGCCAAGGCGGAGAAGCTCATCATCGACATGAAGCCCAAGCTCCTCGCCTTCGCCTCCTCCGACCAGGACAAGCCCCTGATCGGCGGTTCCGCCGCGATCGCCGTCCTGTACGACTACACCTACGCGGGCGCCGAAAGCGACAAGATCGGCTGGATCTCCCCGGCCGAGGGCACCCCCGGCTACATCGAGGGCGTCGTGCCCGTCGCCGGCGCGAAGAGCACCGCGGCGTCGATGAAGTTCCTCGACTTCCACCTCGACCCGGTGAACTACGCCGGATTCATCAACACCACCGGCGCCTCCTTCCTGATGAAGGACGCCGAAGGCTCGATCGACAAGAAGATCCTCGACAACGTCGCGCTCAAGCCCAGCGACACCTCTCCCTTCCTCGCCGAGGAGTTCCTCGACACCAAGACCGAAGAGGCGCGCAACGCGATGTGGCAGCGCGTCAAGGCGTCCTGA
- a CDS encoding hexameric tyrosine-coordinated heme protein: protein MTRVPDEGLILVPGGTLITETPEEGRALAIAMVRNTVHTIQPELEALQAGRAQYATDAGELIAAVQTVSMEFQTIAAANHYWR from the coding sequence ATGACTCGTGTTCCCGACGAGGGACTCATCCTGGTTCCCGGTGGCACCCTGATCACCGAGACCCCCGAGGAAGGCCGCGCCCTGGCCATCGCGATGGTCCGCAACACCGTCCACACGATCCAGCCGGAGCTGGAGGCGCTCCAGGCCGGCCGGGCCCAGTACGCCACCGACGCCGGCGAGCTCATCGCCGCCGTCCAGACCGTCAGCATGGAGTTCCAGACCATAGCCGCCGCGAACCACTACTGGCGCTGA
- a CDS encoding TetR/AcrR family transcriptional regulator, whose protein sequence is MSPAPPHDADPVTADWSDRRADARRNHERVVAAALEVFAERGLEATVPEVAARAGVGKATVYRSFPTKDDLVAAVARHEIAWLTRRIAATPDDDAFTALRDLLADIVERVAENRVLAEILPKTRLTDGTGHQDRVEGLLDAARRQGTLREDATSQDIKILISGCCRVLIELGIRDRRQWRRYAVLSLNALRP, encoded by the coding sequence ATGTCTCCAGCGCCCCCGCACGACGCGGACCCCGTCACCGCCGACTGGTCCGACCGCCGCGCCGACGCCCGCCGCAACCACGAGCGGGTCGTCGCCGCGGCGCTCGAGGTCTTCGCAGAGCGGGGCCTGGAGGCCACCGTCCCCGAGGTCGCCGCACGCGCCGGGGTGGGCAAGGCCACCGTCTACCGCAGCTTCCCCACCAAGGACGACCTCGTCGCCGCCGTCGCCCGCCACGAGATCGCCTGGCTCACCCGGCGGATCGCCGCCACGCCCGACGACGACGCCTTCACCGCCCTGCGCGACCTGCTCGCCGACATCGTCGAACGCGTCGCGGAGAACCGGGTCCTCGCCGAGATCCTGCCCAAGACCCGGCTGACGGACGGCACCGGCCACCAGGACCGCGTCGAAGGCCTCCTGGACGCCGCCCGCCGCCAGGGCACCCTGCGCGAAGACGCCACGTCCCAGGACATCAAGATCCTCATCAGCGGCTGCTGCCGCGTCCTGATCGAGCTCGGCATCCGCGACCGCCGCCAGTGGCGCCGCTACGCCGTCCTCTCCCTCAACGCCCTCCGCCCCTGA